From a region of the Acinetobacter calcoaceticus genome:
- a CDS encoding TetR/AcrR family transcriptional regulator, translating to MHDSVLESHHSVCEKPQTRRGIERRLALLLSATELFLDKGYDAVSLDDIVNHAGGSKTSIYKYFGNKDGLFTAICDYRREMFFKDICLAFHPSQSSLRDYLIHTLIRFYTHIIQPEHIAFLRLVIEQTQCNATLSQYLYEKCAQDVQNTIAQALLISHQSGEIHCTSPDHSSLMYFGVLRDIEWRMIMGMPLPPNEKEVIDYINYCVDVFLRGHHKV from the coding sequence ATGCACGATTCCGTCCTTGAGTCACATCATTCAGTATGTGAAAAACCCCAAACACGCAGAGGTATAGAACGTCGCTTAGCTCTATTGCTAAGTGCAACCGAGCTGTTTTTGGATAAAGGATATGATGCCGTTTCTCTTGATGACATTGTTAATCATGCTGGAGGTTCAAAAACTTCTATCTATAAATATTTCGGTAATAAAGATGGCTTATTTACCGCAATTTGCGATTATCGCCGTGAAATGTTTTTTAAAGATATTTGTCTAGCATTTCACCCCTCTCAAAGTTCATTACGCGACTATTTAATTCACACACTCATTCGCTTCTACACTCACATTATCCAGCCTGAACATATTGCCTTTTTACGCCTAGTGATTGAACAAACTCAATGCAATGCCACTTTAAGCCAATATCTATATGAAAAATGTGCTCAAGATGTACAAAATACGATTGCACAAGCACTTTTAATTTCCCATCAATCTGGCGAGATTCATTGTACATCTCCCGACCATTCTTCATTAATGTATTTTGGAGTTTTACGTGATATTGAATGGCGCATGATTATGGGGATGCCACTCCCACCAAATGAAAAAGAAGTAATTGATTATATTAACTATTGTGTTGATGTTTTCTTAAGAGGCCATCATAAAGTCTAA
- the frr gene encoding ribosome recycling factor, with translation MINDLKKDSEQRMLKTLESLELGFAKVRTGRAHPSILNGVMVPYYGSDVPLNQVANVGIEDSRTLVVQPFERTMVSAIDKAIRESDLGLNPITADAIRVPLPALTEETRRDMQKVARNEAENAKVAIRNIRRDVLGDIKSLLKEKEISEDDERRAGDDIQKITDKYVAEVDKRLAAKEAELMKV, from the coding sequence ATGATTAACGATCTGAAAAAAGACAGTGAACAGCGTATGTTAAAAACTCTAGAGTCTTTGGAGCTAGGGTTTGCTAAAGTTCGTACTGGCCGTGCACACCCATCAATCTTAAATGGTGTGATGGTTCCTTACTATGGTTCTGATGTGCCTTTAAATCAAGTAGCAAACGTGGGTATTGAAGACTCGCGTACCCTTGTTGTTCAGCCATTTGAGCGTACAATGGTTTCAGCTATTGATAAGGCAATCCGTGAAAGCGATCTTGGTTTAAACCCAATTACAGCAGATGCGATTCGTGTACCTTTACCTGCATTAACTGAAGAAACACGCCGTGATATGCAAAAAGTTGCGCGTAATGAAGCAGAAAATGCAAAAGTTGCGATTCGTAATATCCGTCGTGATGTATTAGGTGATATTAAATCATTGCTAAAAGAAAAAGAAATTTCTGAAGATGATGAGCGCCGTGCCGGTGATGATATCCAGAAAATTACTGACAAATATGTTGCAGAAGTGGACAAACGTCTTGCAGCGAAAGAAGCAGAATTGATGAAGGTCTAA
- the uppS gene encoding polyprenyl diphosphate synthase, with amino-acid sequence MTDSEEYHLPKHVAIIMDGNNRFAKKNQMQKGDGHREGKNVLDPIVEHCKKTGIRALTVFAFSSENWNRPQYEVDLLMKLLEESIHEQIPRMKKFNIALRFIGDRSRLSSHLVALMEDAEQQTAHHDTMTLTIAISYGGMWDIANAAKQVAQAVSRGEFDADQINVDLFEKYVSLNDLPAVDLLIRTGGDYRISNFLLWQAAYAELYFTEALWPEFTVKEFDHALNVFSGRERRFGKTSEQIQQEKIENL; translated from the coding sequence ATGACCGATTCTGAAGAGTATCATCTTCCCAAGCATGTTGCCATCATCATGGATGGCAACAACCGCTTTGCAAAAAAAAATCAAATGCAAAAAGGTGATGGGCATCGGGAAGGTAAAAATGTTCTTGATCCTATTGTTGAACATTGTAAAAAAACTGGTATTCGTGCTCTAACTGTTTTCGCATTTTCAAGCGAAAATTGGAATCGACCGCAGTATGAAGTCGATCTGCTTATGAAACTTCTGGAAGAAAGTATTCATGAGCAAATACCTCGCATGAAGAAATTTAATATTGCTTTGCGTTTTATTGGTGATCGTTCTCGTTTATCGTCACACTTAGTTGCCTTAATGGAAGATGCAGAGCAACAGACAGCACATCATGACACTATGACCCTAACCATTGCGATAAGCTATGGTGGGATGTGGGATATTGCAAATGCAGCAAAACAGGTTGCTCAAGCAGTTTCTCGTGGTGAGTTTGATGCTGATCAAATAAATGTTGATTTGTTCGAAAAATATGTCAGTCTAAACGATCTGCCAGCTGTGGACCTATTAATCCGCACAGGCGGAGATTATCGCATATCTAATTTCTTGTTATGGCAAGCAGCTTATGCGGAACTGTATTTTACGGAAGCTTTATGGCCAGAATTTACAGTAAAAGAGTTCGATCATGCATTGAATGTTTTTTCAGGGCGTGAACGTCGTTTTGGTAAAACATCTGAACAAATTCAGCAAGAGAAAATAGAGAATTTATAA
- the pyrH gene encoding UMP kinase — translation MAETISPRYSRILLKLSGEALSGNKDMGIDAQVLDHMSLSIAHLVGLGVQVGIVVGGGNLYRGSQLQKDGLVGRVTGDQMGMLATVMNGLAMRDALVRRNIRTRLMSALPIGTVVESYSSRDAIRHLSQGEVCVFVAGTGNPFFTTDTAACLRGIEIEANLILKATKVDGVYNKDPSKFEDAVKYDHLTFDQVLDEKLGVMDLTAICLCRDHNVPLQVFDMNKSGALLSVVMGEKEGTRVTK, via the coding sequence ATGGCGGAAACAATTAGCCCTCGTTATTCACGTATTCTATTAAAATTATCTGGTGAGGCATTGTCAGGTAATAAAGATATGGGTATTGATGCCCAAGTTTTAGATCATATGTCCCTTTCAATTGCACACTTGGTTGGCTTAGGTGTACAAGTGGGTATTGTTGTGGGTGGCGGTAATTTGTACCGTGGTAGTCAGTTGCAAAAAGATGGCCTAGTTGGTCGTGTAACAGGCGATCAAATGGGTATGCTTGCAACTGTGATGAATGGCTTAGCTATGCGTGATGCTCTAGTTCGTCGTAATATCAGAACTCGTCTTATGTCTGCATTGCCAATTGGTACAGTGGTAGAGTCTTATTCAAGTCGTGATGCTATCCGTCATTTGAGTCAAGGTGAAGTTTGTGTTTTCGTTGCGGGTACAGGAAATCCATTTTTCACAACGGATACAGCAGCATGTTTACGCGGAATTGAAATTGAAGCGAATTTGATTTTAAAAGCGACTAAAGTAGATGGCGTTTATAATAAAGATCCAAGTAAATTTGAAGATGCTGTTAAATACGATCATTTAACCTTTGATCAGGTGTTAGATGAAAAACTTGGTGTTATGGATTTGACGGCTATTTGTTTATGTCGCGACCATAATGTGCCACTGCAAGTTTTTGATATGAATAAATCAGGTGCGTTATTGTCAGTAGTAATGGGTGAAAAAGAAGGGACGCGCGTTACTAAATAA
- the rimO gene encoding 30S ribosomal protein S12 methylthiotransferase RimO has product MKTPKVGFVSLGCPKALVDSERILTQLKTEGYQVASDYDGADLVVVNTCGFIESAVQESLDAIGEAISENGRVIVTGCLGKDEDKIRQMHPNVLKVTGAAAYQDVMEAVHEYVPAPPKHNPFIDLVPEQGIRLTPKHYAYLKISEGCNHRCTFCIIPSMRGDLVSRPVGSVLEEAAALKRAGVKEILVISQDTSAYGVDTKYKLDFWNGQPVKTKFFDMCEALGQLGIWVRLHYVYPYPHVDAVIDLMAQGKILPYLDIPFQHASPRILKLMKRPAHSENTLEKIKLWREKCPDLVIRSTFVVGFPGETEEDFQILLDWLVEAQLDRVGCFTYSPVEGATANDLPDHVPEEIKQERYERFMQVQQQISAARLQKRIGQTMTVLVDSLEDEYPVAVARSYADAPEIDGNVFVEDIDKNTIQPGDMLEVEITDADEYDLFAKLIKIKSV; this is encoded by the coding sequence ATGAAGACCCCCAAAGTCGGTTTTGTTTCTTTAGGTTGTCCTAAGGCATTGGTAGATTCTGAACGAATTTTAACTCAGTTAAAGACTGAAGGTTATCAAGTAGCATCAGATTATGATGGTGCTGATTTAGTAGTTGTTAATACCTGTGGTTTTATTGAATCTGCGGTACAAGAGTCGCTAGATGCAATTGGCGAGGCCATTAGTGAAAATGGTCGAGTGATCGTTACTGGGTGTTTAGGTAAAGATGAAGATAAAATTCGTCAAATGCATCCAAACGTTTTAAAGGTTACTGGGGCAGCAGCTTATCAAGATGTGATGGAAGCAGTACATGAATATGTACCAGCACCACCTAAACATAATCCGTTTATTGATTTGGTTCCTGAACAGGGAATTCGCTTAACACCAAAGCATTATGCCTACTTAAAAATATCTGAAGGATGTAACCATCGTTGTACCTTCTGTATTATTCCAAGTATGCGTGGTGACTTGGTTTCTCGTCCAGTTGGTAGTGTATTAGAAGAAGCTGCGGCACTTAAAAGAGCGGGTGTTAAAGAAATCTTGGTTATTTCCCAAGATACATCAGCTTATGGCGTAGACACCAAGTACAAACTTGACTTCTGGAATGGTCAACCGGTTAAGACAAAATTCTTCGATATGTGTGAAGCACTAGGCCAATTAGGTATCTGGGTGCGTCTACACTATGTTTACCCATATCCACATGTGGATGCGGTAATTGATTTAATGGCACAAGGTAAAATCCTGCCATATCTAGATATTCCATTCCAACACGCAAGCCCACGTATTCTTAAGTTAATGAAGCGTCCGGCTCATAGTGAAAATACATTAGAAAAAATTAAATTATGGCGTGAAAAATGTCCTGATCTTGTGATCCGTTCTACTTTTGTGGTGGGTTTCCCAGGTGAAACTGAAGAGGACTTCCAGATTTTGCTAGATTGGTTAGTTGAAGCTCAACTTGATCGTGTAGGTTGCTTTACCTATTCACCAGTCGAAGGCGCAACGGCAAATGATTTGCCAGATCATGTGCCAGAAGAAATTAAACAAGAGCGTTACGAGCGTTTTATGCAAGTCCAGCAACAAATTTCTGCTGCCAGATTGCAAAAACGTATTGGTCAAACGATGACTGTATTAGTCGATAGTTTAGAAGATGAATATCCTGTTGCCGTTGCACGTTCTTATGCTGATGCTCCGGAAATTGACGGTAATGTGTTCGTAGAAGATATCGATAAGAACACTATTCAACCGGGCGATATGTTGGAAGTCGAAATTACCGATGCGGATGAATACGATTTATTTGCAAAGTTAATTAAAATTAAATCGGTTTAA
- the glnL gene encoding nitrogen regulation protein NR(II) — protein sequence MDQHTPIDYRLLVDNLTTAILLIDSNLNIFYLNSACEALFDISLLRASGQPVLNLLHAPDDTFNTHEALLNTIKTGQPYTRREAVINVNFKDLHVDYTVSQLNAGKSYHPLLLIELNPIDRMLKISKEENLVQQHQVARQLVRGVAHEIKNPLAGIRGATQLLARSLNDKTYAEFTDVIINEVDRLTNLADTMLGSRQLPSYENVNVHEPLERVRSLIANQTKKKIKIIRDYDLSLPDVHADRDQLIQVMLNISVNAIQAITENKSFFTDQEPELILRTRIQRLVTINGVLNRSTVRVDIEDNGPGIPESILESVFYPLVTGRAKGTGLGLSIAQNIMHQHNGMIECQSVPGKTIFSLYLPWESDRVAK from the coding sequence ATGGATCAACACACCCCTATCGACTATCGCCTCTTGGTAGACAATTTAACTACTGCGATTTTATTAATCGACAGTAATTTGAATATTTTTTACTTAAATTCAGCTTGCGAAGCACTATTTGATATAAGTTTACTACGTGCTTCAGGGCAGCCAGTTTTAAACTTACTTCATGCCCCTGACGATACTTTTAATACGCATGAAGCTTTATTGAACACCATAAAAACCGGACAACCTTATACGCGCCGAGAAGCTGTCATTAATGTCAACTTTAAAGACCTGCATGTGGATTACACAGTTTCTCAATTAAATGCAGGTAAAAGCTACCATCCATTATTGTTGATCGAACTCAACCCAATCGATCGCATGTTAAAGATTTCAAAAGAAGAAAATCTTGTTCAACAACATCAGGTCGCTAGACAGCTCGTGCGTGGCGTTGCGCATGAAATTAAAAACCCACTTGCAGGTATTCGGGGAGCAACCCAGTTACTCGCTCGCAGCTTAAATGATAAGACTTATGCGGAATTCACCGATGTCATTATTAATGAAGTAGATCGTTTAACCAACTTGGCTGATACCATGTTAGGTTCTAGACAACTGCCAAGTTATGAGAATGTTAATGTGCATGAGCCGTTAGAACGGGTACGTTCTCTTATTGCAAATCAAACCAAGAAAAAAATTAAAATTATTCGTGATTACGATTTGTCTTTACCCGATGTTCATGCTGATCGAGATCAACTCATACAGGTGATGCTCAACATTAGTGTAAATGCGATTCAAGCCATCACGGAAAATAAGTCATTTTTCACAGATCAGGAACCAGAGCTAATTCTACGTACCCGCATACAACGTCTTGTCACGATTAATGGTGTGCTGAACCGATCTACTGTGCGGGTCGATATTGAGGATAATGGACCAGGTATACCAGAGAGTATTTTAGAGTCAGTATTCTATCCATTGGTTACTGGACGAGCAAAAGGTACTGGGCTTGGCCTGAGTATTGCACAGAATATTATGCATCAACATAATGGAATGATTGAATGCCAATCTGTTCCTGGAAAAACTATTTTTAGCTTATATTTACCTTGGGAGTCAGACCGTGTCGCGAAATAA
- a CDS encoding phosphatidate cytidylyltransferase, producing the protein MLERIVTALVLVAVVLGCMFATQSHYPMLILMIVAAGVAGYEWYKLMPRETANAVKPKAWCYGLLVAFVSGVALFFHDIALLLWSASILTWIVSVYWVKSFPEFDGWYNATLYVIGIILVCAAVTSIFVVWQSSPWWLMYLFLLVWGADSGAYFVGRKFGKRKLAPTVSPNKSVEGLYGGIITTVIIMVVVQYHYLNLTLIQQILFLILSLITVFGSVLGDLFESMIKRRAGIKDSGRVLPGHGGVLDRIDSLLAAAPIFATGMYILKLIGVDL; encoded by the coding sequence ATGTTAGAGCGGATTGTTACCGCATTGGTACTTGTTGCAGTTGTTTTAGGCTGTATGTTTGCTACGCAATCACATTATCCAATGTTGATTCTTATGATTGTTGCAGCAGGGGTTGCGGGGTATGAGTGGTATAAATTAATGCCTCGCGAAACTGCAAATGCTGTAAAACCTAAAGCTTGGTGCTATGGTCTGCTTGTTGCATTTGTTTCAGGTGTTGCCCTATTTTTCCACGATATTGCGTTACTTTTGTGGTCTGCTTCAATTTTGACTTGGATTGTAAGTGTATATTGGGTTAAGTCATTTCCTGAGTTTGATGGCTGGTATAACGCGACCTTATATGTGATTGGCATAATTTTAGTTTGCGCTGCGGTAACGTCAATTTTTGTAGTATGGCAAAGCTCACCATGGTGGTTAATGTATCTGTTCTTGCTCGTATGGGGCGCAGATAGTGGTGCTTACTTTGTTGGTCGTAAATTTGGAAAAAGAAAGCTAGCTCCGACCGTGAGTCCTAATAAATCAGTAGAAGGTTTGTACGGTGGTATTATTACGACTGTAATAATAATGGTAGTTGTGCAATATCATTATCTAAATTTAACTTTAATTCAGCAAATTCTGTTTCTTATATTGTCATTAATCACAGTATTTGGTTCAGTTTTGGGTGACTTATTTGAATCAATGATTAAACGTCGTGCCGGTATTAAAGATTCTGGTCGTGTTCTACCTGGTCATGGTGGTGTTTTAGATCGTATTGATTCTTTACTTGCTGCAGCCCCGATCTTTGCAACGGGAATGTATATATTAAAACTTATTGGTGTAGATTTATAG
- the glnG gene encoding nitrogen regulation protein NR(I) has product MSRNKIWVIDDDRAMRWVLEKTFKEEGFDVTNFEEAQTALERLHHDAPDVILTDIRMPGIDGLTFLSKVKNSHPDLPVIIMTAHSDLESAVSSYQTGAFEYLPKPFDIDEALALVNRAILHINKLQQQEATKTATPLQSTEIIGESPAMQEVFRAIGRLSQSHITVLINGESGTGKELVAHALHKHSPRRAKPFIALNMAAIPKDLIETELFGHEKGAFTGANTQHQGRFEQANGGTLFLDEIGDMPFETQTRLLRVLADGEFYRVGGHIPVKVDVRIVAATHQDLEKLVNEGRFREDLYHRLNVIRIHIPKLAHRSEDIPMLAQHFLARAGKELGVSPKILRTETTDYMQQLPWPGNVRQLENTCRWLTVMITGREVYPEDLPSELKQVPLQKNSESGQPAPSFDRISLHHWDELLNQWAIQKLKNGEMKILDIATPMFERTLINAALLQTRGRKRHAAELLGWGRNTLTRKLKELGMDSADDDEEDEHKVTQTEA; this is encoded by the coding sequence GTGTCGCGAAATAAAATATGGGTTATTGATGATGATCGCGCCATGCGATGGGTATTAGAAAAGACCTTTAAAGAAGAAGGTTTTGATGTCACTAATTTTGAAGAAGCTCAAACTGCACTTGAACGTTTACACCATGATGCGCCCGATGTCATTTTAACCGACATTCGAATGCCTGGAATTGATGGTTTAACTTTCTTATCTAAAGTCAAAAACTCTCATCCAGATTTACCTGTCATTATTATGACTGCACACTCCGATTTAGAGTCTGCTGTTTCAAGCTATCAAACAGGCGCCTTTGAATATTTACCAAAGCCATTTGATATTGATGAAGCCTTAGCCTTGGTTAATCGTGCAATCCTGCATATCAACAAATTACAACAGCAAGAAGCGACAAAAACAGCTACGCCTCTTCAATCAACAGAAATTATTGGTGAATCTCCTGCAATGCAGGAGGTTTTCCGCGCTATCGGTCGTTTATCTCAATCTCATATTACTGTTTTAATTAATGGTGAATCAGGTACGGGTAAAGAGTTAGTCGCGCATGCTTTACACAAGCATTCGCCTCGTCGTGCTAAGCCTTTTATTGCTTTAAATATGGCAGCAATTCCAAAAGACTTGATTGAAACCGAGTTATTTGGTCATGAAAAAGGTGCTTTTACAGGCGCAAATACTCAGCATCAAGGCCGCTTTGAACAAGCAAATGGCGGAACATTATTCCTTGATGAAATTGGTGATATGCCATTTGAAACACAAACTCGATTACTTCGTGTGCTCGCCGACGGTGAATTTTATCGTGTAGGTGGACATATCCCAGTTAAAGTGGATGTTCGAATCGTTGCGGCAACGCATCAAGATTTAGAAAAACTGGTGAATGAAGGTCGATTCCGTGAAGACTTATATCACCGCTTAAATGTGATTCGCATTCACATTCCTAAACTTGCGCACCGTAGCGAAGATATTCCAATGCTTGCTCAGCATTTTCTTGCACGCGCAGGTAAAGAACTTGGCGTGAGCCCAAAAATCTTACGTACCGAGACAACAGATTATATGCAACAGTTGCCATGGCCCGGCAATGTTCGACAACTTGAAAACACGTGTCGCTGGTTAACTGTAATGATCACCGGACGTGAAGTTTATCCAGAAGATTTACCTTCTGAACTTAAACAAGTTCCACTACAAAAAAATAGTGAATCAGGGCAACCTGCACCTTCATTTGACCGCATTTCACTACATCATTGGGATGAACTGCTTAACCAATGGGCAATTCAAAAACTTAAAAATGGTGAAATGAAGATTCTGGATATTGCGACCCCAATGTTTGAGCGCACCTTAATTAATGCAGCCTTACTGCAAACTCGCGGGCGTAAACGCCACGCAGCAGAATTACTGGGTTGGGGCCGTAATACCTTAACTCGCAAGTTAAAAGAACTTGGAATGGATTCTGCTGACGATGATGAAGAAGATGAACATAAGGTTACCCAAACTGAAGCCTAA